The proteins below come from a single Natrinema sp. SYSU A 869 genomic window:
- a CDS encoding cobyrinic acid a,c-diamide synthase, which produces MKGFVLGGVSSGVGKTVATLSIVQALEDAGHKVQPAKAGPDFIDPSHHEAVAGRPSRTLDLWLCGEDGLRRNYQRGEGDVCVVEGVMGLYDGDGSSTAMVAEALDIPVVLVVDAKAGMESVAATALGFREYAETIGRDVEVAGVVAQRAHGGRHEQGIRDALPDDLEYFGRIPPNDDLEIPDRHLGLEMGEEASLPTDALREAAESLRAERLADVASEPPAPETPIEPAASVDATIAVASDAAFCFRYPATIERFRERAELVTFSPVAGDSVPDADGVYLPGGYPELHAAELESSGTLDELGDLAREGLPVLGECGGLMAMSQSLTTTEGERSEMAGILPADVTMHDRYQALDHVELEATAGTLTANAGETIRGHEFHYSSADVDGDARFAFETVRGDGIDGDHDGLTEYESLGTYVHVHPESGAFDRFLEEIGR; this is translated from the coding sequence ATGAAGGGGTTCGTCCTCGGCGGCGTTAGCTCCGGTGTCGGGAAGACGGTTGCAACGCTGTCGATCGTGCAGGCGCTCGAGGACGCGGGACACAAGGTCCAGCCCGCCAAGGCGGGCCCGGACTTCATCGATCCGAGCCACCACGAGGCGGTCGCGGGCCGCCCGTCCCGGACCCTCGATCTGTGGCTCTGTGGCGAGGATGGCCTCCGGCGGAACTACCAGCGCGGCGAGGGTGACGTCTGCGTTGTCGAGGGCGTGATGGGCCTCTACGACGGCGACGGCTCGAGCACCGCGATGGTGGCCGAAGCGCTCGACATTCCCGTCGTCCTCGTGGTCGACGCGAAAGCGGGCATGGAGAGCGTCGCAGCGACCGCGCTCGGATTCCGCGAATACGCCGAGACGATCGGTCGCGATGTTGAGGTCGCCGGCGTCGTCGCCCAACGGGCTCACGGCGGTCGCCACGAGCAGGGAATCCGCGACGCATTGCCCGACGACCTCGAGTACTTCGGTCGGATTCCGCCGAACGACGACCTCGAGATTCCCGATCGGCATCTCGGACTCGAGATGGGCGAGGAGGCGTCACTGCCGACGGACGCACTGCGGGAGGCCGCTGAGTCGCTCCGAGCCGAGCGGCTGGCCGACGTCGCGAGCGAACCGCCGGCCCCCGAGACGCCGATCGAACCCGCGGCGTCGGTCGACGCCACGATTGCCGTCGCCAGCGACGCGGCGTTCTGTTTCCGGTATCCAGCGACCATCGAACGGTTCCGCGAACGGGCCGAACTGGTCACGTTCTCGCCGGTTGCGGGCGATTCCGTTCCTGACGCCGACGGAGTTTACTTGCCCGGTGGCTACCCCGAACTCCACGCGGCAGAACTCGAGTCGAGTGGCACCCTCGACGAACTCGGCGACCTCGCGAGAGAGGGGCTGCCCGTCCTCGGCGAGTGCGGCGGTCTGATGGCCATGAGCCAGTCGCTGACGACCACGGAGGGCGAACGGAGCGAAATGGCCGGTATTCTCCCCGCCGACGTGACCATGCACGACCGCTATCAGGCGCTGGATCACGTCGAACTCGAGGCCACCGCGGGAACGCTCACTGCGAACGCCGGTGAAACGATTCGGGGCCACGAGTTCCATTACTCGAGCGCCGACGTCGACGGCGACGCCCGATTCGCCTTCGAGACGGTCCGCGGCGACGGTATCGACGGCGACCACGACGGCCTGACCGAGTACGAGTCGCTCGGGACGTACGTCCACGTCCATCCCGAGAGCGGGGCCTTCGATCGATTCCTCGAGGAGATCGGTCGCTGA
- a CDS encoding NAD(P)H-dependent oxidoreductase, which yields MSRKTDPRVVAICGSVHDGSTTRIALEEVLAAARTAGATTELVDLRSYEVPSLYAADSELSDADALRTTVDDADSVVLGTPNYHGSYAGALKDALDHCGRDEFAGTTVGLLETAGGDFPGSALVHLRTVSRTLRAWTLPTEVAVPNAHETITDEGIGDEAVAARARRLGQELVAYAGVSASPERINQRSPTAAGGEVDD from the coding sequence ATGTCACGAAAAACGGACCCACGCGTCGTCGCGATCTGTGGAAGCGTACACGATGGGAGCACCACGCGAATCGCCCTCGAGGAGGTCCTCGCCGCCGCGCGAACGGCCGGAGCGACGACGGAACTCGTGGATCTGCGGTCGTACGAGGTGCCCTCCCTGTACGCCGCCGATTCCGAGCTGTCTGACGCCGATGCCCTCCGCACGACCGTCGACGACGCGGACAGCGTCGTTCTCGGGACGCCGAACTACCACGGGTCGTACGCAGGGGCGCTGAAGGACGCGCTCGACCACTGCGGTCGCGACGAGTTCGCGGGGACGACTGTCGGACTACTCGAGACGGCCGGCGGTGACTTCCCCGGATCTGCGCTCGTGCATCTCCGGACCGTCAGCCGGACGCTGCGCGCGTGGACGCTGCCAACAGAGGTCGCCGTTCCGAACGCTCACGAGACGATCACTGACGAGGGCATCGGCGACGAAGCGGTCGCCGCACGCGCCCGTCGCCTCGGGCAGGAACTCGTCGCGTACGCCGGTGTGTCGGCCTCTCCCGAGCGTATCAATCAGCGATCACCGACGGCGGCCGGCGGTGAGGTCGATGACTGA
- a CDS encoding NADP-dependent oxidoreductase, with protein MRAIRVHEHGDSDVLTLESVPRPEPGADELFVRVRAAGVNPIDWMVREGYTDEALAPSLPYVPGWDLSGVVERVGSAVSGLEPGNAVFGLVRMPDPGRTYAEYATVPADDVIRKPATLEHTAAAGLPMVGLTAWRALFEEGDLREGQRVLVHAAAGGVGHVAVQLAAHAGATVIGTASGRNEASLRDLGVDEFVDYRERRFEAAVDDVDLVLDAVGGDVLERSTAVLREGGRIVTLPEPPSERVIETAQRERRATVRWFSVEPDASALGEIRALVDDGHIRPTISGIRPLSEAAAAHEESEDGHVRGKLVLETEPTMTD; from the coding sequence ATGCGGGCGATCCGGGTCCACGAACACGGTGATTCTGACGTCTTGACCCTCGAGTCGGTCCCCCGACCGGAGCCGGGGGCTGACGAACTGTTCGTTCGCGTTCGCGCTGCCGGGGTCAACCCAATCGACTGGATGGTGCGAGAGGGGTACACCGACGAGGCGCTCGCTCCGTCGCTGCCGTACGTTCCCGGCTGGGACCTGTCGGGCGTCGTCGAAAGGGTTGGATCGGCGGTGTCCGGACTCGAACCCGGGAACGCGGTCTTCGGGCTCGTTCGGATGCCCGATCCGGGACGGACGTACGCGGAGTACGCGACCGTCCCGGCCGACGATGTCATCCGGAAGCCGGCGACGCTCGAGCACACAGCGGCCGCGGGGCTCCCGATGGTCGGACTCACTGCATGGCGCGCGCTCTTCGAAGAGGGGGACCTCCGCGAGGGACAACGGGTGCTCGTTCACGCCGCTGCCGGCGGCGTCGGCCACGTGGCCGTCCAACTCGCGGCCCACGCCGGGGCCACCGTCATCGGGACCGCGTCCGGACGAAACGAGGCGTCCCTCCGCGACCTCGGCGTCGACGAGTTCGTCGACTACCGGGAACGGCGGTTCGAGGCGGCCGTCGACGACGTCGACCTCGTGCTCGACGCGGTCGGGGGCGACGTGCTCGAGCGATCAACGGCCGTCCTGAGAGAGGGCGGACGCATCGTCACGCTGCCAGAACCGCCGTCGGAGAGGGTCATCGAGACCGCCCAGAGGGAGCGACGAGCGACCGTCCGCTGGTTTAGCGTTGAACCGGACGCGTCGGCGCTCGGTGAGATCCGGGCGCTCGTCGACGACGGCCACATCCGGCCGACGATCAGCGGCATCCGACCGCTTTCCGAGGCCGCCGCGGCACACGAGGAAAGCGAAGACGGGCACGTCCGGGGCAAACTCGTCCTCGAAACCGAGCCGACGATGACGGACTGA
- a CDS encoding ArsR family transcriptional regulator produces MNSLEAMACARESEHCMQPAEAFSLIGDETRVKILEALWNADETPLRFSALYDRVPIDTSPQFNYHLDRLTGQFVRKTDAGYELRTAGENVVRAIVAGSFTAHPRLEPFETGDECTRCGEVLTASYEDEQLAVTCRSCGRTHGEYAFPPGGLLDRSRNEVLDAFNQRVRHLHCLAKDGVCPECSGRMRTELVREGGCCLDTDLRVEYVCEQCRHSLCSTVGIALLDQSSLVAFYRDHGIDVGTVPYWQLNWCVSDDSTTVRSTDPWRLDMSIPLGDEVLEFTLDGKLSVIESQRRESCPG; encoded by the coding sequence ATGAACAGTCTGGAGGCCATGGCGTGTGCTCGGGAGTCCGAGCACTGCATGCAGCCGGCCGAGGCCTTTTCGCTCATCGGCGACGAGACCCGAGTGAAGATCCTCGAGGCGCTGTGGAACGCCGACGAAACGCCGCTGCGCTTCTCGGCGCTCTACGACCGCGTTCCGATCGATACCAGCCCGCAGTTCAACTATCATTTGGATCGGCTTACCGGCCAGTTCGTCCGGAAGACCGACGCGGGGTACGAACTCCGCACGGCCGGCGAGAACGTCGTCCGGGCCATCGTCGCGGGCTCGTTCACCGCTCATCCCCGGCTTGAGCCGTTCGAGACCGGCGATGAGTGTACGCGATGTGGCGAGGTGCTGACGGCGAGCTACGAGGACGAGCAACTCGCCGTCACCTGTCGGTCCTGCGGCCGGACCCATGGGGAGTACGCGTTCCCGCCCGGCGGCCTCCTCGACCGGAGCCGTAACGAGGTTCTCGACGCGTTCAACCAGCGCGTCCGACACTTGCATTGTCTCGCCAAGGACGGCGTCTGCCCCGAGTGTAGCGGCCGGATGCGGACGGAACTCGTCCGCGAGGGCGGCTGCTGTCTGGATACCGACCTCCGAGTGGAGTACGTCTGCGAACAGTGCCGGCACAGCCTCTGCTCGACGGTCGGCATCGCGCTGCTCGACCAGTCGTCGCTCGTCGCGTTCTATCGCGACCACGGTATCGATGTCGGGACCGTCCCATACTGGCAGTTGAACTGGTGTGTCAGCGACGATTCCACGACGGTTCGGTCAACCGATCCGTGGCGGCTCGACATGTCGATCCCCCTCGGAGATGAGGTCCTCGAGTTCACACTCGACGGCAAGCTTTCGGTTATCGAGTCCCAGCGCCGCGAGTCGTGTCCCGGCTGA
- a CDS encoding DUF1802 family protein, translating into MSDATTDETVPALKERAGVVNALIDGEQTVLVRHPTLDSGMIDDRFVLYPAYTHQESDRYQPGYEDYYHRASAKPDAGVPIHAVAEIREEYAVSSNDLEALARHYVYTPDGLRDKYDPEDDLRVLLLRVSALESPRLIEERGSYRGCRAWIELEGDVEVDPDATAPVLDDATFAERQAAVRDALE; encoded by the coding sequence ATGAGCGACGCGACGACGGACGAGACGGTTCCGGCGCTGAAAGAGCGCGCCGGCGTGGTCAACGCCCTGATCGACGGCGAACAGACGGTACTCGTTCGCCATCCGACCCTCGATTCAGGGATGATCGACGACCGGTTCGTCCTTTATCCGGCCTACACGCACCAGGAGTCGGATCGCTATCAGCCCGGATACGAGGACTACTACCACCGGGCGAGCGCCAAACCCGACGCGGGCGTGCCGATCCACGCCGTCGCCGAGATCCGCGAGGAGTACGCCGTCTCGAGCAACGATCTCGAGGCCCTTGCCAGACACTACGTCTACACTCCCGACGGCCTACGCGACAAGTACGATCCCGAGGATGATTTGCGTGTCCTGTTGCTCCGCGTGTCAGCACTCGAGTCGCCGCGGCTCATCGAGGAGCGCGGCAGCTACCGCGGTTGTCGTGCCTGGATCGAACTGGAAGGCGACGTCGAGGTCGATCCCGACGCAACCGCGCCCGTACTGGACGACGCGACGTTCGCCGAACGGCAGGCAGCAGTTCGGGATGCGCTCGAGTGA
- a CDS encoding cobalt-precorrin-7 (C(5))-methyltransferase: MSGEYNLDSGPDPATFAAGAAEPDIDEGADDPVYAVGVGPGNQEYLTPRGERAIREADVVVGFTTVVEFIEDLTDADLLTCGYKDEAEALEEFGERVAAGEAGAAVAMGDPNHSGYQFVGKVQDAVERMDSEIPVRIIPGISSLQMAASRARTPMEDTEFVTLHKSGDLESDMDRLAAAVTADDRHLLVLPRPYDRMPGDIAAFLLEAGADPSLEALVLEKLTHDDEQIHRFTLAELAAHAGGSGTDDTPFSDLVVLAVRRPVAPSSSP, from the coding sequence ATGAGCGGTGAATACAATCTCGATTCAGGGCCGGACCCGGCGACGTTCGCCGCGGGAGCGGCGGAACCCGATATCGACGAGGGGGCGGACGATCCGGTCTATGCCGTCGGCGTTGGTCCCGGGAACCAAGAGTATCTCACGCCTCGCGGCGAGCGGGCGATCCGCGAGGCGGACGTCGTCGTCGGCTTCACGACCGTTGTCGAGTTCATCGAAGACTTGACTGACGCCGACCTGCTGACCTGTGGCTACAAGGACGAGGCCGAGGCGCTCGAAGAATTCGGCGAGCGCGTCGCCGCCGGCGAGGCGGGGGCTGCCGTCGCAATGGGCGATCCCAACCACTCGGGCTACCAGTTCGTCGGGAAAGTCCAGGATGCTGTGGAACGCATGGATTCCGAGATTCCAGTCCGCATTATTCCCGGCATCTCATCGCTCCAGATGGCCGCCAGCCGCGCCCGAACGCCGATGGAGGACACCGAGTTCGTCACGCTCCACAAGAGCGGCGACCTCGAGTCGGATATGGACCGACTCGCTGCCGCAGTGACAGCGGATGACCGACACCTGCTCGTGCTCCCGCGGCCGTACGATCGGATGCCCGGCGATATCGCGGCGTTTTTGCTCGAGGCAGGCGCTGATCCCAGTCTCGAGGCGCTGGTGCTCGAGAAGTTGACGCACGATGATGAGCAGATCCACCGGTTCACGCTCGCGGAACTGGCAGCACACGCCGGTGGGAGCGGGACGGACGACACGCCGTTCTCCGATCTGGTCGTGCTCGCGGTTCGACGGCCGGTCGCGCCGTCGTCCTCGCCGTAG